The sequence below is a genomic window from Gemmatimonadota bacterium.
GCCTACACGAACATCTGGCGCGAATGGCCCGGTATCCGCGACGTCCTATCATAAAATTCGCCATGTCCATCACCATCACCGAAGCGCAAAAACAACAATACCGAGACGAGGGCTATTTCATCCTCGAAGCCGTCATACCCGAGCACCACCTCGAACTCCTGCGCGACGAATGCCAGACCTTCATCGACACCATGCACGCGCGCATGGACGACCAGGGCACGGACACCATCGGCATCAACCACCGCAACAAACGCTACTTCGTCTCCAACTGCTTTCGCCAGCAACCCAAACTCCGCACCTTCCTCTTCAGCGACCTCATGGCCGAAATATGCCGCGCCACCCTTGGCGAAAATGCATACCTCTTCTGGGAACAATACGTCGTCAAAGGCGCGGAAACCGGCATGAAATTCTCCTGGCATCAGGACTCCGGCTATGTCGGTTATCCCGACCACAAACCGTACCTCACTTGCTGGTGTGCGCTCGATGACATGAACGAAGAAAACGGCACTGTCCATCTCCTGCCCTATTCGCGCAGCGGCATTCGCTCATGGGTGCATCACATCGTCGAAGAAGGCAGCAACGACAAAGTCGGCTACTTTGGCAGCGACCCCGGCCTCATTGCAGAAGTACCCGCAGGCAGCATCGTCGCCTTCTCCAGCATCGTCTTCCACAGCAGCAGCACCAACACCACCCCAAAACTGCGCCGCGCGTACCTGGGCCAATACTCCTGCGAACCCATCCTATCCTCCGACGGCAGCAAACTCTGGGGCAACGCCGAACCCTTCCTCCGCAATGGCAAATCCACAGTCGGTGACCCTCCGCCCGACCTGCTATCGAGACTGGACGACTAAAACTCCCGCCACCAGTACGGATTGGACATCTCCCCCGGATAAGAGGAATGAACCAACTCGTAAACCCCCGTACCTCGACGATCTCTAAACACAAATTCGTAGCGCCGCGCGGTCTCGTAAAACCAGACCTCAGACGGTTTCTGACCCGCCGCAGAAGTCCGGTAATCAACATCATCGGGCGGCCCATACTGAATATAAACCCGTCCCCGGTCCGTATCCGATCCCCTTACGCCAGCCCCAAAATGCGTCTCTACATAATGCATACGCATCAAATGCTGCAACAGACGCTCATTAGTCGGCGTATCCAGCACATCGTCCAACTGCTTCCAAAACACCTTCAAAAACGCCAGCCTGGCGGGCCAGCTCTCCAGCGCGTCATAAGTCCGCCGCGTCTTCTCATCGGCGATATACCGGATATCTGCATAATACCCGATCAAATCCCTCTGTACCTGCGTAAGCCCCTCGGGCAAATCTTTTGAAACCAGAAAAATGGGCCGTCTCGTCTGAAAATATTGCCGACTACTCCCATCAAACGCCTCCACCTGAAGATCATAAGTCCCCTCCCGCAAACCCTCTGTATCCAGAACCTCTGCCCTCACACAACTCTCTCCCGGCTTTAAGAATCGCTTGGCCGGATAAGTACGCACAACCTCCTCCTCCGCATCAATCAGACGGTACCCCATAATAAAACTCTCTCCCGACGACGACAGATTATACACCTCAAAATAAATCTGCAGCGGCTCTCCGATAACATAATTTCGGGTAATATTCGGCACGACCTTCCAGCCCTGCTTGACAAACCGATGGACTTCCCCGCTTCGCGCCACATGAGAAGCCAATTGCAAATCGCTAAACACCAGCCCCGCACGACGCTCGTAATCCGGTATCTGAAGCGGCACAGTACAACGCCCACTCTCCTCCGCGTGGATATCCTTAATCTGCACAATCAGCCGATAAGCACCCGGCTTCAAATCAAAGAAAACAGCATCCTTAAACGGTGCCCCAATCCCCACATCCAGCTCCGGAACAGCAACCTGCTGAACCCATGTCCGATGCGCCACCCGATTATCCAGCGTATCCAGCACCACAGCAACCAGAGAAATCTTCCCAACAGACTCACCCGCCTGTTCCCTCAGTTGAAGCTGACTCGCATCCAGCAACAGTGCCGCCTCCTGACGCGTATATCCCTCAGGACCTCGAAAAGCCGACAAATCGACAAAAAAACGCAGGTTGCCCGTACTCTTCAAAGGCAAATCCTGCGCTCCTATGCCACCCGCCTGCGACCAGATGAGCAGCACCGCGATACAACGTATCCATCCCATAGCATATCTTTCACAATTAAGAAATTAGATGACCAGCCTCCTCCATCAACCGCAGCCAATCCTCATGACCGCTTGCCACCCGATCCGGGTCTATCTCACTTCTCGCAACAAAGCCCGGCACCTCCTCGCGCCCGGTCGGCAACCTGTAATCGCTATATCGAATATCCAGACTCCAGCGAATGTGATCGGACGCATTGGGAAACGAGCGATGTATTGTCTTGTGCTGAATCAACGCGGCACCCCCGGCTGGCAGCACGGACAAAACGCGATCGCCCGGCGGCAGCCGATCCTCGGGAATCTCCTTCTCCGAATCCGCCGGATCGTGCGGAATAATACCGTGCTTGTGACTCCCCGCCAAAATCTCCAGACAGCCATTCTCCACATCCGTATCCACCAGTGGCACCCAGAAATTGACCATAAACGTCTCCTCCACCTCCGGATCCAGAAATGCGATATCCTGGTGCCACAACACCTCTTCCTCACCGGGCATCTTTGCGCGGATATTAAACTGCGGATGCACCAGAATTTCCGGCCCAATAATCGACTCCACCACATTTAGAATAGCCGGATGTGTCAGCAAAAAAAACAAACCCGCAGTCTTGTGAACCTTGCCCAAAATATCACCTGCAAAACGCTTATCCGTCCCCAAAGCCTCGCACAAATACGCCAATCGGCACTCAAAAGGCGCGTCTTCAAAAAGATCCTCCAATTGACCCAGGGCAAAAGCCTCTCTCGCCTTTTGTCCAATCACCGCATCAAACTCATCCACAAGCGGCTGATACGCCCCTGGGGGCAAACATTCATCTATCAACAAATACCCTTCATCCTTGTAAAAAGCAACCTGCTCATCAGTCAAACCACCCATGATTTATCTCCTATTGCTTCCATTCCTCACAGCCCCCAAACGGCATAGTCTCACCCGGAACATATCGCGGGCGCCCCGCATACACATTCGCAACATCCGGAGAAGCTTTGCCGCGCACGAGAATATTCTCGTGATCTTCTCTATTCACCCATGTACTCGTCGGAATATACCGCAACGTAAGCCCAACGCGCCACTGATCCGAAGTATTGGCATTGGAACCGTGGATAATATTCGGATTGTGGATCGAAACATCGCCCGCGTTGAGCTCCAGGTCAACCGCATCGGAATCGTCAATCTGATCGGGATGAATCCCCACGCCGAGCACGTATTTTTTTTGATCCAGAGCAATGAGATCACGGCGCTTGAGCAAATGCTTGTTATGCGTCCTCGGCAACACCCGCATACAGCCATTCTCAACCGTCGAAGGCGTCCCCGCAACCCACAAAGTCGTCACTTCCATCGGCTCAAGGGGCCAGTAAGACCCATCTTGATGCCACTGCACAGCCTGACCATCGCCCGGGGGCTTGGCGATATAATGCGCGGCAAACATCGCGACATCGGGACCGAGAAATTGCTCCGCAATATCTACCAGACGCTCATCACCCACGAGCCGGTGCATAAAAGGATCGCGGGCGAGCAAATGGTGATGCAAACGCTCAGGACGCACACCGGGATTACGCTCAATAAGCCAGTGGACGTGTTGCACCGTCTCCTCTGCAAGACCCGCATCAATCGCCTTACGCGCGATAACATAGCCATTTTGATCGTATTCATTACGCAAATTATTCATATTTCGCTTTCGAATGACTGTAATGACAAAAACCTTCTGGATCGCGGCTCAAAACCATACCGCGATGACGGCTCTTTTGATAGAGTTGATTGATATAGACAGCCTTTTTTCCGCAATCACCATCCTGCTCATCCTTTAATCACTGGATAGAGGCGTTCCAGTGCAGGCTCTGATTATCCTGATCTGATCTCTCGCAATCGATCCGCCATCCGCTCGGCAACATCGGGATAGACCGACGCCACATTTTCAATCTGCCCGATATCGTCCGCAAGATAGTAAAGTTGCGGAACAGGACTATTACCAGTCTCAATATTCACATTCGTATTCACAGGCGGACCCTGTTGGGGCGGAATAAACACCCAATCCCCCTGCCGCAAAATAGTCTTTGCCTGAATTCCCTCCAGAACAATCTCCGCGCGGCCCTCATCGCTTTGCCCCAGCAGGGCATCGAGAACATCCACACTATCGGGACCCGCATCCAGCGACACACCCGCAAGCGCAGCAAAAGACGCGAGAAAATCGACCTGACTGACCAGCGCATCAGACTCCCCGGTCTCCACATTACCGGGCCAGGAAACAATAAAAGGCACGCGAGTACCCCCATCGTACATACTGTATTTTCCCCCGCGCAACGGACCTGCTGGCCGGTGATCGCCGCACAACTCAACCGCCTCGTCGTAATAACCATCATTCAACACCGGACCGTTATCACTCGAAAAAACCACAATCGTATCTTCTTTTAAACCACACCGATCGAGCGCATCGAGCATCTCGCCAACACACCAATCCATCTCGGCAATCGCATCGCCGCGCGGACCCAATCCAGTACTCCCCACAAATCTGGGATGCGGCAACCGCGGAACATGGGGCTGGTGAAAAGCGTAATACAGAAAAAAGGGATTATCCTTATTCGTCTCCACAAATGAAACAGCCTTATCCAAAAACACATCCGCCATATCTTCATCCACCCAAAGTGCTGCCTCGCCCCCCCTCATATACCCGATCCGACTCACGCCATTGACAATACTCATATCGTGCCCATGGTGAAACATCATCTTCAGCAACTCGGGATTGTCCTTCCCCGTCGGCAAATCCGGAAACGGCTTATTCTTATCGTACTCCACCTCAATCGGATCAGACGGATCGAGACCCACCACATCTCTGCCATCCAGATACACACACGGCACGCGATCATTGGTCGCAGCCATGATATAAGAATAGTCAAAACCAATATCCAGAGGCGTCAGCGGAAGCGGCTCATTCCAATTCTGATTCCCCTCACCAATACCCAGATGCCATTTCCCAACAACACCCGTAGTATAACCCGCCTCCTTGAGAACAGCAGGCAACGTAGCAGTGCCTGGATCTATAATAAGCGGCGCATCCCCGGGCAAAATATGCGCGCGTTCATTGCGCCAGGAATAAGAACCCGTAAGCAGGCTATAGCGCGAAGGCGTACACGTCGCCGCCGTAGCATACCCCTGATAAAATATCACACCCTCAGAAGCCAAACGATCAATATTGGGCGTATCGAGTGCCGTGGCACCGTAACAACTCACATCTCCAAAACCGAGATCATCCGCGTACATAACAACAATATTGGGGCGCTTTGACGAATCTGCCATATTTTTTGTATCCTTTCGTTTAACTACTGGCG
It includes:
- a CDS encoding phytanoyl-CoA dioxygenase family protein, with amino-acid sequence MGGLTDEQVAFYKDEGYLLIDECLPPGAYQPLVDEFDAVIGQKAREAFALGQLEDLFEDAPFECRLAYLCEALGTDKRFAGDILGKVHKTAGLFFLLTHPAILNVVESIIGPEILVHPQFNIRAKMPGEEEVLWHQDIAFLDPEVEETFMVNFWVPLVDTDVENGCLEILAGSHKHGIIPHDPADSEKEIPEDRLPPGDRVLSVLPAGGAALIQHKTIHRSFPNASDHIRWSLDIRYSDYRLPTGREEVPGFVARSEIDPDRVASGHEDWLRLMEEAGHLIS
- a CDS encoding phytanoyl-CoA dioxygenase family protein, translating into MSITITEAQKQQYRDEGYFILEAVIPEHHLELLRDECQTFIDTMHARMDDQGTDTIGINHRNKRYFVSNCFRQQPKLRTFLFSDLMAEICRATLGENAYLFWEQYVVKGAETGMKFSWHQDSGYVGYPDHKPYLTCWCALDDMNEENGTVHLLPYSRSGIRSWVHHIVEEGSNDKVGYFGSDPGLIAEVPAGSIVAFSSIVFHSSSTNTTPKLRRAYLGQYSCEPILSSDGSKLWGNAEPFLRNGKSTVGDPPPDLLSRLDD
- a CDS encoding GWxTD domain-containing protein, with product MGWIRCIAVLLIWSQAGGIGAQDLPLKSTGNLRFFVDLSAFRGPEGYTRQEAALLLDASQLQLREQAGESVGKISLVAVVLDTLDNRVAHRTWVQQVAVPELDVGIGAPFKDAVFFDLKPGAYRLIVQIKDIHAEESGRCTVPLQIPDYERRAGLVFSDLQLASHVARSGEVHRFVKQGWKVVPNITRNYVIGEPLQIYFEVYNLSSSGESFIMGYRLIDAEEEVVRTYPAKRFLKPGESCVRAEVLDTEGLREGTYDLQVEAFDGSSRQYFQTRRPIFLVSKDLPEGLTQVQRDLIGYYADIRYIADEKTRRTYDALESWPARLAFLKVFWKQLDDVLDTPTNERLLQHLMRMHYVETHFGAGVRGSDTDRGRVYIQYGPPDDVDYRTSAAGQKPSEVWFYETARRYEFVFRDRRGTGVYELVHSSYPGEMSNPYWWREF
- a CDS encoding arylsulfatase, with protein sequence MADSSKRPNIVVMYADDLGFGDVSCYGATALDTPNIDRLASEGVIFYQGYATAATCTPSRYSLLTGSYSWRNERAHILPGDAPLIIDPGTATLPAVLKEAGYTTGVVGKWHLGIGEGNQNWNEPLPLTPLDIGFDYSYIMAATNDRVPCVYLDGRDVVGLDPSDPIEVEYDKNKPFPDLPTGKDNPELLKMMFHHGHDMSIVNGVSRIGYMRGGEAALWVDEDMADVFLDKAVSFVETNKDNPFFLYYAFHQPHVPRLPHPRFVGSTGLGPRGDAIAEMDWCVGEMLDALDRCGLKEDTIVVFSSDNGPVLNDGYYDEAVELCGDHRPAGPLRGGKYSMYDGGTRVPFIVSWPGNVETGESDALVSQVDFLASFAALAGVSLDAGPDSVDVLDALLGQSDEGRAEIVLEGIQAKTILRQGDWVFIPPQQGPPVNTNVNIETGNSPVPQLYYLADDIGQIENVASVYPDVAERMADRLREIRSG
- a CDS encoding phytanoyl-CoA dioxygenase family protein; this encodes MNNLRNEYDQNGYVIARKAIDAGLAEETVQHVHWLIERNPGVRPERLHHHLLARDPFMHRLVGDERLVDIAEQFLGPDVAMFAAHYIAKPPGDGQAVQWHQDGSYWPLEPMEVTTLWVAGTPSTVENGCMRVLPRTHNKHLLKRRDLIALDQKKYVLGVGIHPDQIDDSDAVDLELNAGDVSIHNPNIIHGSNANTSDQWRVGLTLRYIPTSTWVNREDHENILVRGKASPDVANVYAGRPRYVPGETMPFGGCEEWKQ